From one Pseudomonas sp. B21-048 genomic stretch:
- a CDS encoding EAL domain-containing protein yields MPLNVKNRRKRGIRIVVTVLSGLLPVLLGVAILYLQAERTLKQSTELTGEEAVRQFELMLDNTAQAAQELLPLAGQNCNDVKLALREQVTRRPFVRSTNLVWDTNLYCSSLFGEYQEKINPGDYTQGKLWLMNGNPVTPNTALLVYRLSEGNQGALTTLDGYHLSNVLRLIGRKTLLLLRVGPHWLSADGKVHDDALPALPVAQNTLTSSRYAFSVAAGFPEGETWRYMRSEYPPLFSLLMFFGVVSGSIGHVLQKRSMSPSREMQRALEAAEFIPYFQPVVHGDNKQWSGAEVLMRWQHPKEGLVRPDLFIPFAEHSGLIVPMTRSLMRQTSALLAPLSASFDRPFHLGINITASHCRDLALVEDCREFLSAFVPGSINLLLELTERELIEPTAITLQLFEQLHALGVMIAIDDFGTGHSSLGYLRQFNVDFLKIDQSFVAMIGGNALSRHILDSIIELSAKLDLGIVAEGVETAEQSDYLTAHGVNFLQGYLFGRPMPGAEFIRALSDH; encoded by the coding sequence ATGCCACTGAACGTCAAAAACCGCCGTAAACGTGGCATCCGGATCGTTGTGACTGTTTTGAGCGGATTGCTTCCGGTGTTGCTGGGAGTCGCCATTCTCTATCTGCAGGCTGAACGTACGCTCAAGCAAAGTACCGAACTGACTGGCGAAGAAGCCGTTCGCCAATTCGAGCTGATGCTCGACAACACCGCGCAAGCGGCGCAAGAGCTATTGCCGCTGGCCGGCCAGAATTGCAACGACGTCAAACTGGCCTTGCGCGAACAAGTCACTCGCCGACCATTCGTGCGCTCAACCAATCTTGTATGGGACACCAACCTCTATTGCAGTTCGTTGTTCGGTGAATATCAGGAAAAGATCAATCCCGGTGATTACACCCAAGGCAAGCTTTGGCTCATGAACGGCAACCCGGTCACGCCCAATACCGCGTTGTTGGTGTATCGGCTGAGTGAAGGAAACCAGGGCGCATTGACCACGCTGGACGGTTATCACCTCAGTAACGTGCTGCGCCTGATCGGTCGAAAAACATTATTGTTGCTGCGAGTAGGCCCCCACTGGTTGTCAGCCGACGGCAAGGTCCATGACGATGCCCTGCCCGCCTTGCCCGTGGCACAAAATACTCTGACCTCCTCGCGATATGCCTTTTCCGTAGCCGCAGGTTTTCCGGAAGGAGAAACCTGGCGTTACATGCGCAGTGAGTACCCACCGCTGTTCAGTCTATTGATGTTTTTCGGTGTGGTGTCCGGTTCGATCGGGCATGTGCTGCAAAAGCGCTCGATGTCGCCCAGCCGTGAAATGCAACGGGCACTGGAAGCAGCAGAGTTCATTCCGTATTTCCAGCCCGTGGTGCATGGCGACAATAAGCAGTGGTCTGGCGCCGAAGTGTTGATGCGCTGGCAACATCCAAAGGAAGGCCTGGTGCGCCCTGATCTGTTCATCCCGTTTGCCGAACATTCCGGGTTGATCGTGCCGATGACTCGCTCCTTGATGCGACAGACTTCCGCATTGCTGGCACCCTTGTCGGCGTCGTTCGACAGGCCGTTTCACCTCGGCATCAACATCACCGCCAGTCACTGCCGGGATCTGGCGTTGGTCGAGGACTGCCGCGAATTCCTCAGCGCTTTCGTCCCGGGCAGCATCAACCTGCTGCTGGAGCTGACCGAACGCGAACTCATCGAGCCGACAGCCATCACTCTGCAATTGTTCGAGCAGCTTCACGCGCTGGGCGTGATGATCGCGATTGACGACTTCGGCACCGGCCATTCAAGCCTGGGTTATTTGCGTCAGTTCAATGTGGATTTCCTGAAAATCGACCAGAGTTTTGTCGCCATGATCGGGGGGAACGCCCTCTCTCGGCACATTCTGGACAGCATCATTGAGCTCTCGGCCAAACTGGATCTGGGTATCGTCGCCGAAGGCGTGGAAACTGCGGAACAAAGTGACTATCTGACCGCCCACGGCGTGAACTTTCTACAAGGTTATCTGTTTGGCCGACCGATGCCCGGCGCAGAATTCATTAGAGCATTAAGTGATCATTAA
- a CDS encoding histone-like nucleoid-structuring protein, MvaT/MvaU family, giving the protein MSRLAEFRAAEKALQEQLKQLESLKNDAGLKKEIEFEEKLQGLMKTYGKGLRDIIAILDPNPAKSSRQQATAPKTRRARVVKVYQNPHTGELIETKGGNHRGLKAWKEQYGATTVDSWLRG; this is encoded by the coding sequence TTGTCCAGACTCGCTGAATTCCGTGCAGCTGAAAAGGCCCTTCAAGAACAGCTCAAGCAGTTGGAATCGCTGAAGAACGATGCCGGGCTCAAGAAAGAAATCGAATTCGAAGAAAAGCTCCAGGGGCTGATGAAAACCTACGGCAAGGGCTTGCGCGACATCATCGCCATCCTCGATCCGAACCCGGCGAAATCCAGCCGGCAGCAGGCAACAGCGCCCAAAACCCGCCGCGCTCGCGTGGTCAAGGTTTATCAGAACCCACACACCGGTGAACTGATTGAAACCAAGGGTGGCAACCATCGCGGCCTGAAAGCCTGGAAGGAACAATACGGTGCCACCACCGTTGATTCCTGGCTGCGTGGCTAA
- a CDS encoding DUF4946 domain-containing protein: protein MIRSCQLMFVLMCLLSGVTSAHAETPVITWPSGWTVEVVAQDEAKPQVSRQRAVKNDQYGTAVMVMELTMTQVESGHQVNLEGVLLEMRKSVQKDFFQSGYQSVCTKIHPTTLSRLSALETTCTITQNGRHVLSQTLVAAVDADKAYVLSYAGQAEVYKASQDDIAAARNGLKL, encoded by the coding sequence ATGATCCGATCCTGCCAATTGATGTTCGTCCTGATGTGTTTGCTTTCAGGTGTTACCAGTGCTCATGCAGAGACTCCGGTCATCACCTGGCCAAGTGGATGGACCGTCGAGGTCGTTGCGCAAGACGAGGCCAAACCGCAGGTTTCCCGGCAGCGTGCAGTAAAAAACGATCAGTACGGTACAGCGGTGATGGTGATGGAATTGACCATGACTCAAGTGGAAAGCGGTCACCAAGTGAATCTGGAAGGTGTGTTGCTGGAAATGCGCAAGTCGGTGCAAAAGGACTTTTTTCAGAGTGGGTATCAGAGCGTTTGCACTAAAATTCACCCGACTACCTTGAGCCGGCTATCAGCGCTGGAAACTACCTGCACGATTACGCAGAACGGTCGGCATGTGCTGTCTCAAACATTGGTCGCTGCGGTAGACGCCGATAAGGCCTATGTTCTTTCCTACGCGGGGCAGGCAGAGGTTTATAAGGCAAGTCAGGACGACATAGCGGCTGCTCGAAACGGCTTGAAACTTTAG
- the gloA gene encoding lactoylglutathione lyase produces MSLHELNTFPGVTAQPDTATQKFVFNHTMLRVKDITQSLDFYTRVLGFSLVEKRDFPEAEFSLYFLALVDKNQIPADAAARTEWMKSIPGILELTHNHGTENDADFAYHNGNTDPRGFGHICISVPDIRAACERFEALGCDFQKRLNDGRMKSLAFIKDPDGYWVEIIQPAPM; encoded by the coding sequence ATGAGCCTGCACGAACTCAATACATTTCCCGGTGTGACCGCCCAACCCGACACCGCCACCCAGAAGTTCGTTTTCAACCACACGATGCTGCGGGTCAAGGACATCACCCAGTCGTTGGATTTCTACACCCGCGTCCTGGGTTTCTCGCTGGTGGAAAAACGCGACTTCCCGGAAGCCGAGTTCAGCCTGTATTTCCTGGCGCTGGTCGATAAAAACCAGATCCCGGCCGATGCCGCGGCTCGCACCGAGTGGATGAAATCGATCCCCGGCATTCTCGAACTGACCCACAACCACGGCACCGAGAACGACGCGGATTTCGCTTACCACAATGGCAACACCGACCCTCGCGGCTTCGGCCATATCTGCATTTCGGTGCCAGATATTCGCGCGGCATGCGAACGCTTCGAAGCGCTGGGCTGCGATTTCCAGAAACGCTTGAACGACGGTCGCATGAAGAGCCTGGCCTTCATCAAGGACCCGGATGGTTACTGGGTCGAGATCATTCAGCCTGCACCGATGTAA
- the ahpF gene encoding alkyl hydroperoxide reductase subunit F yields the protein MLDANLKAQLKSYLERVTQPIEIVASLDDGAKSQEMLALLKDVASLSTQITLLDNGNDARKPSFSINRPGADISLRFAGIPMGHEFTSLVLALLQVGGHPSKASIEVIEQIRSLKGEFNFETYFSLSCQNCPDVVQALNLMAVLNPNIRHVAIDGALFQAEVDERQIMAVPSIYLNGVNFGQGRMGLEEILAKIDTRGIERQAEKISAKEAFDVLVVGGGPAGASAAIYAARKGIRTGVAAERFGGQVLDTMAIENFISVQETEGPKLAVALEEHVKQYDVDIMNLQRADKLVPGKNGELHEIHFASGASLKAKTVILATGARWREMNVPGEQQYRNKGVAYCPHCDGPLFKGKRVAVIGGGNSGVEAAIDLAGIVSHVTLLEFDVQLRADAVLQRKLHSLSNVTVITSAQTTEVIGDGQKVNGLRYKDRQSDELRTVELEGIFVQIGLLPNTDWLKGTIELSPRGEIIVDARGETSMPGVFAAGDVTTVPYKQIVIAVGEGAKASLSAFDHLIRTSAPA from the coding sequence ATGTTGGACGCCAATCTTAAAGCCCAGTTGAAATCGTACCTGGAACGGGTCACCCAGCCGATCGAGATCGTTGCCTCCCTCGACGACGGTGCGAAATCCCAGGAAATGCTCGCATTACTCAAAGACGTTGCCAGTCTTTCCACCCAGATTACGTTGCTCGACAACGGTAACGATGCGCGTAAACCATCGTTCTCGATCAATCGCCCAGGGGCCGATATCAGCCTGCGTTTTGCCGGTATCCCGATGGGCCACGAATTCACGTCCTTGGTGCTGGCCCTGCTGCAAGTCGGCGGCCACCCCTCGAAAGCCAGTATCGAAGTGATCGAGCAGATCCGCTCGCTCAAAGGCGAGTTCAACTTCGAGACTTACTTCTCGCTGTCCTGCCAGAACTGCCCGGACGTGGTCCAGGCATTGAACCTGATGGCTGTGCTGAACCCGAACATCCGCCACGTCGCCATCGACGGCGCGCTGTTTCAGGCTGAAGTCGACGAGCGCCAGATCATGGCTGTGCCAAGCATTTACCTGAACGGCGTCAACTTCGGCCAGGGCCGCATGGGCCTCGAAGAAATCCTCGCCAAGATCGATACCCGTGGCATCGAGCGCCAGGCCGAGAAAATCAGCGCCAAAGAAGCCTTTGATGTACTGGTCGTCGGCGGTGGCCCGGCCGGTGCTTCGGCGGCGATCTACGCTGCTCGTAAAGGCATTCGCACCGGTGTGGCGGCGGAGCGTTTTGGTGGTCAGGTGCTCGACACCATGGCCATCGAGAACTTCATCTCGGTGCAGGAAACTGAAGGGCCGAAACTGGCCGTGGCACTGGAAGAACACGTCAAGCAGTACGACGTGGACATCATGAACCTGCAACGCGCCGACAAGCTGGTGCCGGGCAAAAATGGCGAACTGCACGAAATCCATTTCGCCAGCGGCGCCTCTTTGAAAGCCAAGACTGTGATTTTGGCGACCGGTGCCCGGTGGCGTGAAATGAACGTTCCCGGTGAGCAGCAATACCGCAATAAGGGCGTGGCGTACTGCCCGCACTGTGACGGTCCGCTGTTCAAAGGCAAGCGTGTGGCGGTGATTGGTGGCGGTAACTCCGGCGTCGAAGCGGCCATTGACCTGGCCGGTATCGTGTCCCATGTGACGCTGCTGGAGTTCGACGTACAACTGCGTGCCGACGCGGTGTTGCAGCGCAAGTTGCACAGCCTGTCGAACGTCACCGTGATCACCAGTGCGCAAACCACTGAAGTGATCGGCGATGGCCAAAAGGTCAACGGCTTGCGCTACAAGGATCGTCAGTCGGACGAGTTGCGCACTGTCGAGCTGGAAGGGATCTTTGTGCAGATCGGTCTGTTGCCTAACACCGATTGGCTCAAAGGCACCATCGAGCTGTCGCCGCGCGGCGAGATCATCGTCGATGCCCGTGGTGAAACGTCGATGCCTGGCGTGTTCGCAGCCGGTGACGTGACCACCGTGCCGTACAAGCAGATTGTGATTGCGGTGGGCGAGGGCGCCAAGGCTTCCCTGAGCGCATTCGATCACCTGATCCGCACATCGGCGCCTGCATAA
- the ahpC gene encoding alkyl hydroperoxide reductase subunit C codes for MPIINSQVKPFKADAFKNGDFVKVSDADLKGKWSVVFFYPADFTFVCPTELEDLADNYAEFQKLGVEIYSVSTDTHFAHAAWHNTSPAIGKIQYTMIGDPTHAISRNFDVLIEEAGLADRGTFVINPEGQIKIVELNDGGVGRDASELLRKIKAAQYVAAHPGQVCPAKWKEGEATLAPSLDLVGKI; via the coding sequence ATGCCTATCATCAACAGCCAAGTTAAACCGTTCAAAGCTGACGCCTTCAAAAATGGCGACTTCGTAAAAGTGTCGGACGCTGACCTGAAAGGCAAGTGGTCTGTCGTGTTCTTCTACCCAGCTGACTTCACCTTCGTCTGCCCGACCGAACTGGAAGACCTGGCTGACAACTACGCCGAGTTCCAGAAACTGGGCGTCGAGATCTACAGCGTTTCTACCGATACCCACTTTGCCCACGCTGCCTGGCACAACACTTCGCCAGCCATCGGCAAAATCCAGTACACCATGATCGGCGACCCGACTCACGCTATCTCTCGCAACTTCGACGTGCTGATCGAAGAAGCCGGTCTGGCTGACCGTGGCACCTTCGTGATCAACCCTGAAGGGCAGATCAAAATCGTTGAACTCAACGACGGCGGTGTAGGCCGTGACGCTTCCGAGCTGCTGCGCAAAATCAAGGCTGCTCAGTACGTTGCTGCTCACCCAGGCCAGGTTTGCCCAGCCAAGTGGAAAGAAGGCGAGGCCACTCTGGCTCCGTCCCTGGACCTGGTCGGCAAGATCTAA
- a CDS encoding site-specific integrase, translated as MTDLDRYLQAATRDNTRRSYRAAIEHFEVSWGGFLPATSDSVARYLVAHAGVLSINTLKLRLSALAQWHNSQGFADPTKAPVVRKVFKGIRALHPAQEKQAEPLQLQHLEQVVAWLEQEAQTAKAQGDQPGLLRARRDTALILLGFWRGFRSDELCRVQIEHVRASAGSGITLYLPRSKSDRENLGQTYQTPALQRLCPVQAYIQWITEAALVRGPVFRGIDRWGHLSEEGLHANSVIPLLRQALERAGIPAEHYTSHSLRRGFATWAHQSGWDLKSLMNYVGWKDMKSAMRYVEASPFLGMTRIAEKPLAP; from the coding sequence ATGACTGATCTGGATCGCTACCTGCAAGCCGCCACGCGCGACAACACTCGTCGCAGCTATCGCGCGGCCATCGAGCATTTTGAAGTCAGTTGGGGCGGGTTCCTGCCGGCGACCAGTGACAGCGTTGCGCGCTATCTCGTGGCTCACGCAGGTGTGCTGTCGATCAATACCTTGAAGTTGCGCTTGTCCGCGTTGGCGCAATGGCACAACAGTCAGGGTTTCGCCGATCCCACCAAGGCGCCCGTGGTGCGCAAAGTGTTCAAGGGCATTCGCGCGCTGCACCCGGCCCAGGAAAAACAGGCTGAGCCGTTGCAGCTTCAGCATCTGGAGCAAGTGGTGGCCTGGCTGGAGCAGGAAGCGCAAACCGCCAAGGCGCAGGGCGATCAACCGGGTTTGCTGCGGGCCCGACGTGACACGGCGCTGATCCTGCTGGGCTTCTGGCGCGGTTTCCGTAGCGATGAGTTGTGCCGCGTGCAGATTGAACATGTGCGGGCCAGCGCCGGCTCAGGCATCACCCTCTACCTGCCTCGCAGCAAGAGCGATCGCGAGAACCTTGGCCAGACGTATCAGACGCCAGCCTTGCAGCGCTTGTGTCCGGTGCAGGCCTATATCCAATGGATCACTGAAGCTGCGTTGGTCCGCGGCCCGGTGTTCCGGGGTATCGATCGCTGGGGCCATCTGAGCGAGGAGGGCTTGCACGCCAATAGCGTGATTCCGTTGTTGCGTCAGGCGCTGGAACGCGCCGGCATTCCGGCCGAGCACTACACCAGTCACTCCTTGCGCCGGGGCTTTGCCACCTGGGCTCATCAGAGCGGTTGGGATTTGAAGTCGTTGATGAATTACGTGGGCTGGAAGGATATGAAGTCGGCCATGCGCTATGTTGAAGCCAGCCCGTTTCTCGGGATGACCCGCATCGCTGAAAAGCCGTTGGCGCCGTAG
- a CDS encoding DNA-binding protein: MARGGVNKALVQAARSAILARGEHPSIDAVRIEMGNTGSKTTIHRYMKELDDGVEPIQAPSEPIDDELTSLVSRLALRLKEQAQEPIDQARAQFEQQRKELETQLHEAREANTELHQQYEIQSLALTQESAELQDTRSMLQTEQTRNAGLNQALADYELRLQDKDEQIRSLEEKHLHAREALEHYRNAVKDQREQEQRRHEGQVQQIQMELRQAQQSALVRQDEITQLHRDNERLLTENRGTLRELSLSQEQLKHTNSRQDQLLEQVNRIDSERTLLQERLRIAMLESQSLKQNIDEQSHINKALEVELIKLQASVDESARLAAVVATGPDASASRKDD, translated from the coding sequence ATGGCACGTGGCGGCGTAAACAAGGCTCTGGTGCAGGCGGCACGCTCGGCAATCCTCGCCCGGGGCGAACACCCGAGCATCGATGCGGTGCGGATCGAGATGGGCAATACCGGTTCAAAAACCACAATCCATCGCTACATGAAGGAGCTCGATGACGGTGTCGAGCCCATTCAAGCACCTTCCGAACCTATCGACGATGAGCTGACAAGCCTTGTATCGCGCTTGGCGCTACGTCTGAAAGAACAGGCGCAAGAACCCATCGATCAGGCACGCGCACAGTTCGAGCAACAACGAAAAGAACTGGAAACCCAACTGCATGAGGCCCGCGAGGCCAATACCGAATTGCATCAGCAATACGAAATTCAAAGCCTGGCATTGACCCAAGAGTCTGCGGAACTGCAAGACACCCGCTCCATGCTGCAAACCGAGCAAACCCGCAACGCCGGACTGAACCAGGCACTGGCGGATTACGAATTACGCTTGCAGGACAAGGACGAGCAGATTCGCTCACTGGAAGAAAAACACCTGCACGCCCGCGAGGCATTGGAACACTACCGCAACGCGGTCAAGGACCAACGCGAGCAGGAACAGCGCCGCCACGAAGGTCAGGTGCAGCAGATTCAGATGGAGTTGCGTCAGGCGCAGCAAAGCGCACTGGTACGCCAGGATGAAATCACCCAGCTGCATCGAGACAACGAGCGCTTGCTGACTGAAAATCGCGGAACGCTGCGGGAGTTGAGCCTGTCGCAAGAGCAACTCAAGCACACCAACAGCCGACAAGATCAACTGCTGGAACAGGTCAACCGTATCGACAGCGAGCGCACCCTCCTCCAGGAACGCTTGCGTATTGCCATGCTGGAAAGCCAGTCACTCAAGCAGAACATCGACGAACAGTCGCACATCAACAAAGCGCTGGAAGTTGAACTGATCAAGTTGCAGGCAAGCGTGGATGAAAGCGCGCGCCTGGCCGCTGTCGTTGCGACAGGGCCAGACGCATCAGCCTCGCGTAAGGACGATTAA
- the gorA gene encoding glutathione-disulfide reductase produces the protein MAYDFDLYVIGAGSGGVRAARFAAGFGAKVAVAESRYLGGTCVNVGCVPKKLLVYGAHFAEDFEQSQGFGWTPGEAKFDWATLIANKDREINRLNGIYRNLLVNSGVALHEGHAKIVDPHTVEFDGKRYTAKNILIATGGWPQIPEIPGHEHAISSNQAFFLKELPKRVLVVGGGYIAVEFAGIFHGLGAETTLLYRGDLFLRGFDGAVRKHLQEELTKRGMDLQFNADIERIDKQADGSLKATLKDGRVLEADCVFYATGRRPMLDNLGLENTGVKLDKKGFVEVDEQYQTAEPSILALGDVIGRVQLTPVALAEGMAVARRLFKPEQYRPVDYKMIPTAVFSLPNIGTVGLTEEEAREAGHDVVIFESRFRPMKLTLTECQERTLMKLVVDAKTDKVLGCHMVGPDAGEIVQGLAIALKAGATKRDFDETIGVHPTAAEEFVTMRTPVAG, from the coding sequence ATGGCCTACGATTTTGACCTGTATGTAATTGGCGCCGGTTCCGGCGGTGTACGGGCTGCACGGTTTGCGGCCGGTTTCGGCGCGAAAGTCGCCGTGGCCGAGAGCCGCTATCTGGGCGGTACGTGTGTGAACGTCGGCTGTGTGCCGAAAAAATTGCTGGTCTATGGCGCGCACTTCGCTGAAGACTTCGAGCAGTCGCAAGGTTTCGGCTGGACCCCGGGCGAGGCGAAGTTCGACTGGGCGACGCTGATCGCCAACAAGGATCGCGAGATCAATCGCCTGAACGGCATCTACCGCAATCTGCTGGTCAACAGCGGCGTGGCCTTGCATGAAGGTCACGCGAAAATCGTCGATCCGCATACCGTCGAGTTCGATGGCAAACGCTATACCGCCAAGAATATCCTGATTGCTACCGGTGGCTGGCCGCAGATCCCGGAGATTCCGGGGCACGAGCACGCGATCAGTTCCAACCAGGCGTTCTTCCTTAAAGAGCTGCCCAAGCGTGTTCTGGTGGTCGGTGGCGGTTACATTGCGGTGGAGTTTGCCGGGATTTTCCACGGCCTGGGTGCCGAGACCACGCTGCTGTATCGCGGTGATCTGTTCCTGCGCGGCTTCGACGGTGCGGTGCGCAAACATTTGCAGGAAGAACTGACCAAGCGCGGCATGGACCTGCAATTCAATGCCGACATCGAGCGCATCGACAAGCAAGCCGATGGCAGCCTGAAAGCCACGCTCAAGGATGGTCGCGTACTGGAGGCGGATTGCGTGTTCTATGCCACCGGCCGGCGTCCGATGCTCGACAACCTGGGGCTGGAAAACACTGGCGTCAAACTCGACAAGAAAGGTTTTGTCGAGGTCGATGAACAGTATCAAACCGCAGAGCCATCGATCCTGGCCCTGGGCGATGTGATCGGTCGCGTACAATTGACGCCGGTCGCGTTGGCCGAAGGCATGGCCGTGGCACGACGTTTGTTCAAGCCCGAGCAATATCGCCCGGTGGATTACAAGATGATCCCGACCGCCGTGTTCAGCTTGCCGAACATTGGTACCGTCGGCCTGACCGAAGAGGAGGCGCGGGAGGCCGGGCACGATGTGGTGATCTTCGAAAGCCGTTTCCGGCCGATGAAGCTAACCCTGACCGAATGCCAGGAGCGCACCTTGATGAAGCTGGTGGTGGACGCCAAGACCGACAAGGTCTTGGGCTGCCACATGGTTGGTCCGGATGCCGGCGAGATTGTTCAGGGGCTGGCGATTGCACTGAAGGCGGGCGCGACCAAGCGCGATTTCGACGAAACCATCGGCGTGCATCCGACGGCCGCCGAAGAGTTCGTCACCATGCGTACGCCAGTCGCGGGTTAA
- the galU gene encoding UTP--glucose-1-phosphate uridylyltransferase GalU, whose translation MIKKCLFPAAGYGTRFLPATKAMPKEMLPVVNKPLIQYGVEEALDAGLTEISIVTGRGKRALEDHFDISYELENQIKGTDKEKYLVGIRKLLDECSFSYTRQTEMKGLGHAILTGRPLIGDEPFAVVLADDLCVNLEGDGVLTQMVKLYKQFRCSIVAIQEVDPQETHKYGVIAGEMIRDDIYRVHSMVEKPKPEDAPSNLAIIGRYILTPDIFDLIEQTEPGKGGEIQITDALMKQAQNGCVMAYKFKGKRFDCGGAEGYIDATNFCFENFYKTGKAY comes from the coding sequence ATGATCAAGAAATGCTTGTTCCCAGCAGCCGGTTACGGTACTCGCTTCCTGCCAGCGACTAAAGCCATGCCCAAAGAAATGCTGCCGGTGGTAAACAAGCCACTGATCCAGTACGGCGTCGAAGAAGCACTGGATGCCGGGTTGACCGAAATCTCCATCGTTACCGGTCGCGGCAAGCGCGCCCTGGAAGACCACTTCGACATCAGCTATGAGCTGGAAAACCAGATCAAGGGCACCGACAAGGAAAAATACCTGGTCGGCATCCGCAAGCTGCTCGACGAATGCTCGTTCTCCTACACGCGCCAGACTGAAATGAAAGGCCTGGGCCACGCAATTCTGACGGGCCGCCCACTGATCGGCGACGAACCTTTCGCCGTGGTACTGGCGGACGACTTGTGCGTCAACCTTGAGGGCGACGGCGTACTGACCCAGATGGTCAAGCTGTACAAGCAGTTCCGCTGCTCGATCGTGGCCATTCAGGAAGTCGACCCGCAAGAAACTCACAAGTACGGCGTGATTGCCGGTGAGATGATCCGCGATGACATCTACCGCGTTCACAGCATGGTTGAAAAACCAAAGCCTGAAGATGCACCGTCGAACCTGGCGATCATCGGCCGTTACATCCTGACCCCGGACATCTTCGACCTGATCGAGCAAACCGAGCCAGGCAAGGGCGGCGAAATCCAGATCACCGACGCCCTGATGAAGCAGGCACAAAACGGCTGTGTCATGGCCTACAAGTTCAAAGGCAAGCGTTTCGACTGCGGTGGCGCCGAAGGCTACATCGACGCGACCAACTTCTGCTTCGAGAACTTCTACAAGACTGGCAAGGCTTACTGA
- a CDS encoding DUF1883 domain-containing protein, translating into MKFIHQREHLNEDDIVVIQCSQMCNIRLMNDANFRSFKNGGRHTYHGGAFDTFPARITAPSTGFWNITIDMVTRRPISVTRKPSLTHSIKIIRRSSSKLS; encoded by the coding sequence ATGAAATTTATCCACCAGCGCGAGCACCTCAACGAAGACGACATCGTCGTCATTCAGTGCTCCCAAATGTGCAACATCCGCTTGATGAACGACGCCAACTTCCGCAGCTTCAAGAATGGCGGCCGTCACACTTACCACGGTGGCGCATTCGACACCTTCCCGGCCCGCATCACTGCGCCGAGCACTGGTTTCTGGAACATCACCATCGACATGGTCACCCGTCGGCCGATCAGCGTGACCCGCAAGCCGAGCCTGACGCACTCGATCAAGATCATCCGCCGCTCCAGCTCGAAACTGAGCTGA
- a CDS encoding 2OG-Fe(II) oxygenase, whose product MFTDPIHNDALDWAALEQQLDQDGCAVIRSFLSPETCDEISALYDRPEPFRSKVVMARHGFGRGEYKYFKYPLPDPVARLRSAFYPRLVPIANRWHESMDLSTRFPESHEAFLQRCHAAGQERPTPLLLQYGPQDYNCLHQDLYGEHVFPLQVAILLSEPGEDFTGGEFVLTEQRPRMQSRPQVIGLKKGDALIFAVNQRPVKGVRGYYRVTMRHGVSRLHSGKRHTLGIIFHDAL is encoded by the coding sequence TTGTTTACCGACCCGATTCACAATGATGCCCTCGACTGGGCCGCCTTGGAGCAGCAACTCGACCAGGATGGCTGCGCCGTTATCAGGTCGTTTTTAAGCCCTGAGACCTGCGATGAAATAAGCGCCCTGTACGACCGGCCCGAGCCCTTTCGCTCGAAAGTGGTGATGGCTCGGCACGGTTTTGGCCGAGGTGAGTACAAGTACTTCAAGTACCCGCTGCCAGATCCGGTGGCCCGGTTGCGTAGCGCGTTCTACCCTCGACTGGTTCCAATCGCCAATCGCTGGCACGAATCCATGGACCTGTCGACCCGCTTCCCCGAATCGCACGAAGCATTTTTGCAACGCTGCCATGCCGCCGGTCAGGAACGCCCGACACCTTTGTTGCTGCAATACGGCCCGCAGGACTACAACTGTTTGCATCAGGATCTGTACGGCGAACACGTCTTCCCGCTGCAAGTGGCGATTCTTCTGTCAGAACCGGGAGAAGACTTCACCGGCGGTGAATTTGTGCTGACCGAACAACGCCCACGGATGCAGTCACGCCCGCAAGTCATCGGCCTGAAGAAAGGCGACGCGTTGATTTTTGCCGTGAATCAGCGCCCGGTAAAAGGCGTTCGCGGCTATTACCGGGTGACCATGCGTCACGGGGTGAGTCGCCTGCACAGTGGAAAACGGCATACCCTTGGAATCATCTTTCACGATGCGTTATGA